From Cryptomeria japonica unplaced genomic scaffold, Sugi_1.0 HiC_scaffold_87, whole genome shotgun sequence, the proteins below share one genomic window:
- the LOC131055996 gene encoding pathogenesis-related thaumatin-like protein 3.7: MATVSDLVLILVAGLAIYLQMQEAAAVKFEITNQCRYTVWAAGLPGGGQQLDQGKTWTVDVPAGTKGARFWGRTGCSFDASDRGTCQTGDCNGQLSCQVSGGIPTTLAEYTLNGDGNKDFYDVSLVDEFNGPLSINPTNGQCTAPACKADVNAVCPAELKVNGGCNSACTVFQTDQYCYRGAYVDNCPATNYSMIFKNQCPQAYSYAKDDTSSTFTCPSGTTNYSIVFCP; this comes from the exons ATGGCAACAGTATCAGATCTTGTGCTTATTCTTGTGGCTGGACTGGCTATATATCTTCAGATGCAAG AGGCGGCAGCAGTTAAGTTTGAGATAACGAACCAGTGCAGGTACACGGTTTGGGCGGCAGGATTACCCGGCGGAGGGCAGCAGCTCGACCAGGGTAAGACATGGACCGTCGATGTGCCGGCAGGGACAAAGGGAGCAAGATTCTGGGGCCGAACCGGCTGCTCTTTTGATGCGAGCGACCGAGGAACCTGTCAAACCGGTGACTGCAACGGCCAATTGAGCTGCCAGGTCTCGGGAGGCATTCCCACCACGCTGGCTGAGTACACCCTCAATGGAGATGGCAACAAGGACTTCTACGACGTCTCCCTGGTGGACGAATTCAACGGTCCTCTCTCCATCAATCCTACAAACGGACAGTGCACTGCCCCTGCATGCAAAGCCGACGTCAATGCTGTTTGCCCTGCTGAGTTGAAGGTGAATGGCGGATGCAATAGTGCCTGCACTGTCTTTCAAACTGACCAGTATTGCTACAGAGGTGCCTATGTCGACAACTGCCCTGCCACAAACTACTCGATGATCTTCAAGAACCAGTGCCCTCAGGCCTACAGTTATGCCAAGGATGATACTTCCAGCACTTTCACCTGCCCTTCTGGAACCACTAACTACAGTATTGTATTCTGTCCCTAA